In one Cyclopterus lumpus isolate fCycLum1 chromosome 22, fCycLum1.pri, whole genome shotgun sequence genomic region, the following are encoded:
- the esr2b gene encoding estrogen receptor 2b yields MAASPRLDADPLPLLQLQEVDSSRPRSRGLPHPSAYSPPLGMDSQTVCIPSPYTDSSHEYNHGPLAFYSPSVLSYARPAVTDSPSAFWPSNGHPNMPSMTLRCPQPLVYGEPGPHAPWLEAKAHSLAGSSLISCNKPLGKRSVEGAEGVNSSACSSSSSSAAAKADMHFCAVCHDYASGYHYGVWSCEGCKAFFKRSIQGINDYICPATNQCTIDKNRRKSCQACRLRKCHEVGMMKCGVRRERCSYRGARHRRGGLQSRDPTGRGLVRVGLGPRAQRHLHLEAPLAPLTPLPQANHTHHSSMSPEEFISRIMEAEPPEIYLMEDLKKPFTQASMMMSLTNLADKELVLMISWAKKIPGFVELSLADQIHLLKCCWLEILMLGLIWRSVDHPGKLIFSPDFKLNREEGQCVEGIMEIFDMLLAATSRFRELKLQREEYVCLKAMILLNSNLCTSSPQTAEELESRNKLLRLLDSVIDALVWAISKLGLSTQQQTLRLGHLTMLLSHIRHVSNKGMDHLSTMKRKNVVLVYDLLLEMLDANMTGGGSQPSSSPSSDTYSDQNQNQNVQTPSHQQPAADGPRGPLEVPVLDGHPQAPPLQTPPLQAPPLQSSPPFQSLVATHIDGK; encoded by the exons ATGGCCGCCTCGCCCCGGCTGGATGCCGACCCGTTgccgctgctgcagctgcaggaggTGGACTCCAGCAGGCCGAGGTCCCGTGGCCTGCCGCACCCCTCCGCGTACAGCCCTCCTCTGGGCATGGACAGCCAGACGGTCTGCATCCCCTCCCCCTACACGGACAGTAGCCACGAGTACAACCACGGCCCGCTGGCCTTCTACAGCCCGTCGGTGCTGAGCTACGCCCGGCCGGCCGTCACCGACAGCCCGTCGGCCTTCTGGCCCTCCAACGGCCACCCCAACATGCCCTCAATGACTCTGCGCTGCCCTCAGCCTCTGGTCTACGGCGAGCCCGGCCCTCACGCTCCCTGGCTGGAGGCCAAGGCCCACAGCCTGGCCGGCAG ctccctcATCAGCTGCAACAAGCCGCTGGGGAAGAGATCCGTGGAAGGAGCCGAAGGCGTGAACTCCTCCgcgtgctcctcctcctcctcctccgcggcGGCGAAGGCCGACATGCACTTCTGCGCCGTGTGCCACGACTACGCCTCGGGGTACCACTACGGGGTGTGGTCCTGCGAGGGCTGCAAGGCCTTCTTCAAGAGGAGCATCCAAG ggatCAATGACTACATCTGCCCCGCCACCAACCAGTGCACCATCGACAAGAACCGGCGCAAGAGCTGCCAGGCCTGCCGCCTCCGGAAGTGCCACGAAGTGGGCATGATGAAGTGCG GTGTGAGGCGTGAACGCTGCAGCTATCGAGGAGCCCGACACCGCCGTGGGGGACTCCAGTCTCGGGACCCGACAGGACGGGGTTTAGTCCGGGTGGGTCTGGGTCCTCGGGCCCAGCGACACCTCCACCTGGAGGCTCCTCTCGCTCCGCTCACCCCGCTGCCTCAGGCGAACCACACGCACCACTCGTCCATGAGCCCGGAGGAGTTCATCTCCCGCATCATGGAGGCGGAGCCTCCGGAGATCTACCTCATGGAGGACCTGAAGAAGCCCTTCACCCAGGCCAGCATGATGATGTCCCTCACCAACCTGGCCGACAAGGAACTGGTGCTCATGATCAGCTGGGCTAAAAAGATCCcgg GCTTCGTGGAGCTCAGTCTAGCGGACCAGATCCACCTGCTGAAGTGCTGCTGGCTGGAGATCCTGATGCTGGGCCTCATCTGGAGGTCGGTGGACCACCCCGGAAAACTCATCTTCTCtccggacttcaaactcaacaG GGAGGAGGGACAGTGTGTGGAGGGCATCATGGAGATTTTCGACATGCTGCTGGCCGCCACCTCGCGGTTTCGTGAGCTGAAGCTTCAGAGGGAGGAGTACGTCTGTCTGAAGGCCATGATCCTCCTCAACTCCA ATCTGTGTACGAGCTCCCCTCAGACGGCCGAGGAGCTGGAGAGCAGGAACAAGCTGCTGCGCCTGCTGGACTCGGTGATCGATGCTCTGGTCTGGGCCATTTCCAAACTGGGCCTGTCCACCCAGCAGCAGACGCTTCGCCTGGGACACCTCACCATGCTGCTCTCCCACATCCGCCACGTCAG CAACAAAGGCATGGACCACCTGTCCACCATGAAGAGGAAgaacgtggtgctggtctacgaCCTCCTGCTGGAGATGCTGGACGCCAACATGACCGGCGGCGGCAGTCAGCCGTCGTCCTCGCCGAGCTCCGACACTTACTctgaccagaaccagaaccagaacgtTCAGACCCCGTCTCACCAGCAGCCGGCCGCGGACGGCCCACGCGGACCCCTCGAGGTCCCGGTCCTGGACGGGCACCCGCAGGCTCCGCCCCTCCAGACTCCGCCCCTCCAGGCTCCGCCCCTCCAGTCGTCGCCTCCGTTTCAGAGTCTAGTGGCGACTCACATAGACGGCAAGTAA